Part of the Zingiber officinale cultivar Zhangliang chromosome 6A, Zo_v1.1, whole genome shotgun sequence genome, ATCTATAAATATTAATGAGATATTTGATTATAAAATTTAACATACTTAGACAGTGAGATATTGGAAAGTAGAATTTTTAAGGAATATTTAATCATGAAATTTAAAATAGttaaagaatcatatttgattaatttgattgatgacatgaatatgagtctataaatatttgagaaaaatatttaatattggtGTACATCTctaatatttatttagttctttataatatatcaaatctatCTAtccttttataaaaattttctttattttttcataataaatttattgaaatatttCAACTATTTAAAAATCTATAATGGTGTTTAAAAAATTGTGATACCGCTCCTTCGGTCCACGCATTGAAAGAAATCAAGGGAGTTTAAGTTTACAGAACGGTCTTACACAATATTAATTAGCACAGAATCGCGTTTTACTGACGTTATAACACAGTTATATCGTACAGTTACGCCAAACTGATACGTCAAAACCGTTATTTTGAACAGAGTTACTTTCTACTTTTGTGTCGGTTACTTGCCTCCCCTGAATATTTATTCAGCGGCCATCGTCGCACCCTTTGCCTTCTCGACGCGGACGAGAAGAACCGAAGAGCCGAAGGCCTCTCACGTTCTCATCTCCTCCAATCCACCCGTCTTCTCCGTCCAACGCCTCCCGTGATCGCCAGGTGATTCCGATCCCATATTTTCATGCGATCTCCGTCGTTTTAGATCACGAGGGGCCCGATCTGCTTCCTCCGCCCTAACAAGTAGATTGATCTTTCTCTTCTCCGGTCGGCGCTCGGATCGGGATTGTGTTCGTGTAGATCTTTTGTCTTCAAAGATTCGCCTTGTTTCGGTCTCTATTTTTTTCGCTTTTTCCTGTGGAAATACAACGGAATGCCTGTTTCTGCTTCAGATCTGTTGCTTTCGTTGTTGGATCTTCGATCCGCCTATTTTAATCGTAATTATTTTAGGCTTATTAAATTTACATTTCGCTCATGGTAGTTGAGGGAACGATGGGGCTCACTTTCGCGAAGCTATTTAGCCGTCTGTTTGCGAAGAAGGAGATGAGGATCCTGATGGTCGGGCTTGATGCTGCTGGAAAGACGACCATCCTTTACAAGCTTAAGCTTGGAGAGATCGTCACCACCATTCCAACAATCGGTGAGCATTATTCATCATCTCTTGCGGTATCTGATTTTCCATTCTTTGTCTCAGAGTTGACTGCTAGATTTGCTCGGTGAAGAGGCTTATCTCACCTAATGTCTTTTATCCAGTGACTTATAGGTGTTAGACAAGCATTGTTTACCTAATGATCAGTGATTTTCAAGATTTGATtgtggttgtatttttttttatcatgagtTGTCTATATCATGTAGTCAGTATCATGgagaatgaagagagataaaGAATATACATCATGAACAACTGAAGCATCTCTAGATCAGCTATGGTGAtgaaatagaaataaaacatGAACAACCTATTACTACTCTTAGATCAATGTTCAAAACATCACCAAATACTTGAATTAACAAGAGATCAATTTATTCCAACCTATGCAATGATTGATACTTTGAGAACATTTCAACAAGTTCATACAAAGTGTCTTTTTTGTAATTTGATTTTTGTATTCATAGTAAAACcaggtatttttctggaattttaataACCTAACTTAATTGAAAGATCTGAGAAATGTTGATGAAGTAACAGTAAACACCATTTTTTTAGATAGGATTTTCTTCATTCTTGATTTCCTTTGGAAATGAACTGTTGTTACTATCTGTTTGTTAAATTTATGATATCTCGTTTTGGTAACAATTTATATTCGCTTAAAAATGTTCTCTATGGATGATCAATACATGAGCCATTAGCTGCAGCTTGCATCACTTTATAACTTTTATATTTAGTTATTATAGATTATTTGAAGAGTTCATGTTTTGGTCAGTTTAGATATGTGTTATCTCATTATGCATTTGTTAACTAAGATGACTTTTAATGCAGGATTCAATGTGGAAACTGTTGAGTACAAGAACATTAGTTTCACTGTATGGGATGTTGGTGGTCAGGACAAGGTAACATTCGACTCATGTTAGCCGGTATTTCTCATCTAAACAACCATGCTACTTTGGAAAGTTGTTTTATTTTGGTGGCAACAGTTTTATGAGAGTGCCAGTCGTTTTCTGGATAGCAAAACAATATGGGTATTTGATAAATAAGATGGTATCACAGTTAAcatcactttattaaatttaacaTGCAAAGTTGACATAATTGCCTCGGGATGATTTGTCGGATAACAGTTAACTTGTTACCCATTTCTAAATACATATGTTTTGCTGAACAACAGATCAGACCTCTGTGGAGGCATTACTTCCAAAACACACAGGGACTTATTTTTGTTGTTGATAGCAATGACCGAGATCGTGTCGTTGAAGCAAGAGATGAACTTCACAGGATGCTTAATGAGGTGACACATTTTGTTAATAAATATACCTCATATAATTTCCAATATTAATCCTGTTTCTGCATAATTATTCTGGATCTAATATAGATTTCTTGCTGCACTGAACATTATGGAAGTGATATCAtatctatttgtttttttatcttttattctTTGGGGGTAATTAGCCTATCTGCATCTAGGATATTCCACCAATAATTAAAGGTAAATTGTGAACAAAAAATGGAGAAAACTTGCAACATTTATAACTGACTGTAGTCGAATGTTGTTAATTGTCTTCACTTGACATGATCCTAGTCAGCATGAAGTGGAAAGCTCCCCTGTTTTCTTCATAACTATAGTACAGCTTGCATAAATGCCTACTTGAAACTATTGTAACCTGATTTCATGTGATTCTGTACTGATAGGACGAGTTAAGGGATGCTgttttgcttgtgtttgctaacAAACAAGACCTTCCAAATGCAATGAATGCTGCCGAAATAACTGATAAGCTTGGTCTTCATTCTCTCCGTCAGCGGCACTGGTAAGATATGCTGCATTGTCTGTTTTCCTTTAGTTATCTACTATGGCGGCCATTTTGCATACTTTTTGGAATATATGCTTAACTATCAGAAGCCAGAGAAAAGTAATGGCAATCATACATTATACTTGCCACATTAAATATGTCCATTGCTAGATGCATATTATTTTTTTAGAGGATTGTTTGTATTGGATTTGCTGCTCAAGGCTAAAAGGTTAGGTTATTACCTCTTCAATGCCATGGAAGTTGGTTAAGATCTCTATTCTCTTCTAAGAAATCAGATAGGTTGAAGATTAGTTTTCAAATTATTCATCTCCTTTCTTTTCTTGAGTAAATATTCATTAATATCGTGTCAAGAAAAAGAAGTGAGGAGCATATAATCTCCTAtgagtttaagaaaaaaaatcctatGGGTTATATAGGTATCTCTGTAGATGGTTAGTTTACAATTTATTGTTTCATCCttgtccctttttttttttctttgtctaAATAGTGATCCATACATGGGAAGGAAAGAAATAAGAGGAAATACAATCTCCCATTAGTTTAAGAAAACCTATATTGGTAATTGAAATATAAGATTACTTTAAAATGATTGGTCTCCTTTCTTTTCTTGAATAAGTATTGATCCATATTGTGGCTAGGAAAGATATACGGGGGACATATAATTTCCTTAAGACGCTATGTGATGCTAACATAATCTTGTCATAGATTGATTGATGGTGTCTCTAAAGTCAATAGTTGCAACTTATTCTGATTCTGGTCTTGAGAATTTATAGACAGGAGAGTCCTGCTGTCCTTTTGCAGTTTAGAATAGTCCACAGAGCAACCAAATCTAATTCGCTTAGCTAAATTTTGCTAGTTTAGGATGCACAGGCTCAGTTTTCTGCTTTTTTTAGTCTTCCTCATGGATCCAAAGTTAGTAGCCCAGTCTTCATTGTGTCACTTACAAAGTGAATCAGATCAACTTGATGATGACCTTAGACGTAACTCAGTTGTTCAGCAATACGGTAAGCTCCATTTTGATTTTCCATTATATCTTAAGAATATTTCCCTTGTTTATGCATTTCCAAATCCATGTGGTTGTGCTACATGATTTTTCCATATGGCAATGCAAGAAATTGTAGTTTGTATCATGTTGTATTTTGTATGAATTAAGCCACTTTCTGTAATCTTTTATTAATGACAGTAATACTATCTCTGGTTTTTAGACAAATCATATTTGTTTTCATAAGTTTGATATTTCTTCATATTTTTCTATAAAAGGCCATGAATGATTAAAAATAGAGGAGTTGCTAGCTCTCTACTGAATGGTTTTGTGCACTCTCCAGGTACATACAAAGCACTTGTGCTACATCAGGTGAAGGACTGTATGAAGGGCTTGATTGGCTCTCCAGCAACATTGCCAGCAAGGTATCTGCTGTTATTTTCCACAAGGCAATGAAAGGATTAAGTTATAATATTCTTGTGATATTTGCTTATAAAAACTGTTTATTTACAGTAATCAAAGCTGCTCAGAGGCTCTCTTATCTTAACAGCACCAGTGTTCGCGTTCCATGCTTTTTGCCATCACAGAAGCAAGAAAATTATCAATGCGGCACTTTTTTTTTCTGCCTTTGAAAACCCTAATACTTTTGTCTCCAGAACAAATACGTGTTTGGTTACTTAAAAtgtgatcctctccaagatcttaTTTCCTTTTGCTGATTGAGACGCCAACAGCTTTTGCTCGTTCACATATTTCCTTTTCAGATATTTTATGTCGTCTGAAATATTGTTTGTCTGGGTTGCAGTTCTAcgattcaaaaaataaattcaattatGTGTAATTTACAAGCCTACGTGAATATTGAGCCTTTGCTCAAATTAGCTGCAACGCTGTAAAATAAAATTAGGGAAAAAGTTTATCATTTAAAAAATGCTGTGGGATTATTCTGAATGGATAGGCAATGTTTTCTTTTACCCTAGCACCTTTTATAATGTCCCCCAATATTCATGTAGCTTTGCCATTTTTAAAGTTAACAttagtttaaattaaattaagttcaaagaTGAAGGATAATTTTGACGGTTAACTTTCATAGTCATTAAGATTTAAATGTAGCACAACCCCTTCACGTAGAGCTTGTGGGCAAGGGCTTGTGCCCTAGAGCTGTTCAAAAGCGATAGATTAAATATAATCGAGCAAAAAATATGTAAGCCATATCATCCCTCTAACCCCCCAGCTTTCCTATAAAAAAAGAAGATTGCTAGGAAAATACCAAAAAAATCTCATAAAAATAATTGTAAAATATTAAGAAATGCCTTTTTCAGAGAAGAAAAAGATGAAGGATAGGATTTCATTTGTTAATACATATAATGATATCCTGTCAGACCTTGCGTGAGGATGGTATTAGTCCATATTTGAcaagataaaaatttatttattttaatctttgTATTTAAACAATTTTCCTCTCAATTCTCTTCTCATCTCATCTGTATgtaataaattttttcttatcTCTCCTTTAATTACACGTAATAATCATTATAATGATGTTTTTAAAAACCAATACCGAAGTAATGTAAATGCTACAATGTAGTAGTTACAAATATGTAACTATTAGTAGTTGAAAGTATAATAGTTAATAGCAGTTAGTAGCTATTGTAATATGTAACAATTACTGTATAGTAGTTGGTATACCGTATTAACTATTACTATGTAGTAATTGCTAGTTGCAACGTGTAACTACAATGTGTAACAGttaatagctgctacaatataaaactataacagttaatagctgctacaatataaAACTGCTGTATAGTAGCTAGTATAATATCGTAATAATTACTATACAATAACTGTTACAACGTGTAACAATTACTGTATAATAGTTGTTATAATACAATAACTGCTATAATGTTATAGGCTACACCATCtttgtgttgatttttaaaaatctaataccACATGCAAATGATAAAGGAAAGAGAGAAAATTTGTTGTATGcaaatgagaaattaaaaaaaaaaaaaaaaatttgactaTATCAAATCGTCGGATGTCATCCATAGTAGCTCACCTAAAGGCAggcaagatatatatatataataaaagaaaaaatttctatctATACCAATTTTCATCCAAAATAGATAGACAATAGAGAAACAGACTGTAACCACAAGAGGTTAGAAGATCAAAAAGGAAATGTAGGAGATAAAAGAAGATTGAGAAACTACGAAGGATTAGTTGATATTAGAGTCCTGATTGAAACCAAAGACAAACATTTAAATCCAGATACATTTGATTACAAATCAAATTGAATTAGAAATTCCAATTGTACCAAGTTGTTATTTCCTCCTAATCCCTCCTTAATGATCCCTTGTATCATTCCCGTGAATATAGTTACAATTATCATTCTACGAATCAAACTAAAAATATTGACTCTTTAAAACTTCATACTGATAGTTTTGACTGACTGAAATTATAAAATAGTATATGAATGGAATAATTGTCTAACGCATGATGAATGGAAAATCCTCTAACTCGGACAAACGTTTAGCAAACAAATATTGCATTTGCATATATTATCAGATATATCAGACAACCGCAAGACCGAACTGTACCAAAATTCCCAAGCATATTAAGCAACCAATTGGTGCTTTTTGAGAAGTCTTATGAATTCTTGTATGAGTACATCAATTTAGCATGCATGAGTTCTGCTCTCACCATATGGTACTATACTAGCATTGCACAGCATCAGCAGCGGCTGCAGCCTCAGTTAAAATGCTCCGAACTTCTGTATCCTGGTCTGCAAGATCCGCCGGAATCTGTATCAATCGGTTAGTATGTTACAGATATGTGATGGGCATTAAAAAAAAGGGGATATATGCAGGTGGTCTGTGGCATCACAAAAGCAACCTTTCCGTTTATGTTTATCTTCATTGGAGAAGCCCCAGCTGCAAGCAACAGCCGTACTACACCAAGATGCTCTCCCCTTGCAGCATGATGCAGAGGCTAAGCATAGGAGGAAACAAACAGTTATCAGAATAGACATTTTACAGCAAATTAAGTAGGAAATAAAAGTAAATTGGCTACAGTATCGCCTTCCGTATCAGTAACATTTAACATGCGGGTTATAACATCGGGGCCACTGGCAAAGCTCAGCATGTATTGAACTATCTCAAGAAATCCTGCACATATCACCAGTGGAAAGGTTATGAGTGTGGCTTTGATTGTTAAGTTTCAGCTTTTTTCTATTTCTAGGTGTGTGCATATTGAAATGTCAGACGATGTTACCGAAAAGATAGATGAGGAAAGTAATTGAAACTGAAGAGTTTGACCCTTACCGCTAGCACAAGCATCATGAAGCGGAATGGCCCCTTCCTCATCCTTGGCCTCCAAGCTAGCTCCACGCTCTAGAAGTAACTGGGAAAAAGAACCAAGATTATTCCCACAAGTTGTCGAAGTAATAAACGAGAAAAAGAGGCATAAAAATTTCATGATAAGACAACCTGAACACATGAAAAATACCCATAGAGACAAGCTAAGTGAAGAACTGTATCACCATCTTCAACGGGTTCATCAATGCTTCCATTATGATTATCTGCATTCCATAATCATCAAAATACAAAACACAGTTAGCAACCATAAAGGTCAGATGAATTTTGTGATTCAAGTTAGAAAACTTAAAAAGACTAATGACAGGTGGAAGTCTATTATTTATACCCACAGAATATCGTGATGTGTAAGACAATTTATTTACAATGAATATACATGTTTCCAGAAGATGAATCGTGAATAAACTGTCGTCTGCTTTATTGGACAGATGAATCATGGTATTACATTTGGTATGAGATatttgtataaacaactgcagaCGAGATAATGGACAAAAATCATGAATTTCTAGGTTGTCAGATTTGTTTGAGCTTTAACGAAGATTCAAGAGTCACATAATAAATAGATTAAGATCCTACCTCCTTTCTGTTGTAAGTCAGAGATGAAAAAGTATGTACAGGGGAGTATACCACCTTATGGGTATCATCCTGGAGTTGTTTATCCAGATTCTCCACTAGCACATAAGAAATTCcttaaaacatctaaatttttttcttccaaatttcatagaataataataataataaggaacTGGGAAAATGTTTGGCAATAATAGGGCCACAAAAATAAGAAAGAGAAAGGACAGCTTTATCTCTTGAAACCAAGaggtaataataatatttaaggtGATAAGGAGAATAAATAGACATGTGAACAGCCTAATTATGTATTGGGACGTGCAAATATTAATGTAATTTTTGACATGCAAACCATCATATTCTCTATCCCGGTCTCAAAGgctatatttaaaaaatagaagTTTGTTATCTAACATTAAGAACATAAAATAGATCCTATCCTAAATTATAAACCGAAAAATAGGATTCTTGCTGATTTTTTCATCATTAATGTGTACTCTGTCATAAGAGTTTACATGACCAGAAATGGAAATAACTACCAAATAAAAGGCTGGATGCAGAAACTTGAGGAATAAAAATATTATGGTCAAAAAAGAAACTTAGCTTGTGAGTCAGATACATTAGCCTTTACTTCAAAAAAGTATCTTGTTCACTTTGCCATATCATCTAAACAACTTCTGTAATATCATATTCAGAAAATTTATTCCTATGGACTTTTCAGTAGTTGAAACAATGCTGAAGGTTTCCAGTAAGATATCTCCTGTCAATTTGGGTTAAATTAGATATCGATAAAGGGAAATTTTGCTGAGTGACTAACAAGATGATCTCTATGTTTGCTTGAAGCCCTAAACCAGTCAATTTGTACATCGTTCACCACACATCTATTTTTCTCAATGACATTGGAGTCAAAGATGACTACTAAAATCCAATGGAGAGAAGAATATATTTTAGATTATAGGGAGCAAAGATACATTAAAATGGGAGAGACGAGATGAGAATGAGAGGTGGAAAAATAGGTACAACTTCTGTAATATCATATTCAGAAAATTTATTCCTATGGACTTTTCAGTAGTTGAAACAATGCTGAAGGTTTCCAGTAAGATATCTCCTGTCAATTTGGGTTAAATTAGATATTGATAAAGGGAAATTTTGTCGAGTGACCAACAAGATGATCTCTATGCTTGCTTGAAGCCTTAAACCAGTCAATTTGTACATCGTTCACCACACATCTATTTTTCTCAATGACATTGGAGTCAAAGATGCCTACTAAAATTCGATGGAGAGAAGAACATATTTTAGATTATAGGGAGCAAAGATACATTAAAATGGGAGAGATGAGATGTGAATGAGAGGTGGAAAAATAGATACATGTTAATCTAATAATTGACATGTTAACCAATTTTCCCATTAACTTAGTGTTTAACCTCGTAATTAAGTGGCAAAGCAAAAGACCTCATTGCATTTGCTGTGAATGGGCTTGAAGATCTGATGGTGCAGTGCATTATGCACTGATAGGTAGGACTATACAGGTCCGCTCAGtaaatcctctccattggcaacTACTCTACAGCTCACCCAGCAACCTCACTCTTAAAACCATTCTTGAATTAATATATTAACCACTATTAGCTCGAGTTACAATATTAGATGAAACCTTGTGTTTAGTGTAAGTGTCAAACCCCATTACTCGTGTGTTGCAGATGGACCTGAAAAGCTTTGCAATTCATTACACATCGACAGGTGAAGATAGCCATGTACATGTAACAGTACCCAGTTAAAGTTCTAATATTAGCGCCCTACAAGTCCAACACCCCATCTGACTCATTGAAGATAAACTTACTAACACACTATTAAACAAAAGTTGAGTCTTCATAAAATGAAGGGCAGCTTATATTAACACCATATTTTTTGTAAatgcattaaaaaaattaagtaatcATGCCAATTAAAGTTCATATGTTCTCATCATGTACTGATTACAAGTGCACTATCACTAGTAAAAGGAAGTAGCAAAGCAGTTCACTATGATTAATGCGTACTCAAGGATTAGTGAATTACCTAACACGTCCATACCTCTAAAGTAAATCCTTAATTCAATATCGATGGCAAAACACTTTAATAAGCTTCTCATCAATGCCTTAAACCTTTGAGTATCTTCAAGATCGATTTGGTAACAGCAACTCAAAAGTAATGAAAGAaagatcaaataaaaaaaaacttcaatATCCACTGCTATGCATCGACTCCGAACAAATTGTTTGTCGCTCTTCCAATGAGATGAACTAGATCTTTCACTACGACCGAAACAGAACGCCGGAGGATGGAAAAGAACAATACTAGGATCGATCTAtttcaaagaaagaaaagaaacggGGACTTATATCGTACCCAGGGCCCGCCGAAGGGCGTCAACGTTTCCGGTCTCGACGGCCTCGAAGAGGGCGCGGAGGTGAGGGGGGACGTCGGGTTCGAGATCAAGCTCGGCTAAGGCATTGCCGTCGTCCAAGAGgatttcgtcgtcgtcgtcgtcgtcgcccATCACACCGTTGCGCCTCCCTGGAACGGCCATTGATTCGGCGGTCAACACCGAAGTAAGGTTTCGCCACCGCCTTTGGCTAAACCACGGTTAATAAAAAAATCGGCAGTTGTAAATTAGGGCTGGCGGGGCGGCGTTCTTTGTCACTTTAAGCGGAGCAGGTTCGGTGACAATTCGACCCGTTTAGCTATAATTGACCTAATTAAGCAAGCCCATGAGACTGAGACCCATTTGATCCTGCGAGGGCGGGCCGCGGGCGGTGGTCTCCGGCCCACGCAAAATGCTACGCCGGAAAATACACTACACTCTTATAATAATCGACGAGCTAAAAATGTCATGCGGGGATAGCTCAGTTGGGAGAGCGTCAGACTGAAGATCTGAAGGTCGCGTGTTCGATCCGCGCTCACCgcattatttttttcctttcttccgctttttatttaaatatgatttttcttttaaaaaaaataattaaattaatatactGGTTACTGGGCCTTACTGCCATATCATTGGTCACCGACACAGTTGTGCAGCCGTCCTCTGATATTAGATGGCAAGGATTACATTAAAAACTATTTATAGAATCTAAAGCAATGGCAatcagaaaaaaataaataaattatttaattaaaatttaatgataatttgaaaattaatctaATTCACAATTTTATGAtgctttgaattttaaaaaaggtTTTTACGTATctataaagtttaattttaaacaagAATTTATCTCTCTCTTAtatacattaaaaaaattattatttttttaattttctgaaAACAAATTTTATGAATATATTACACAATTAACATGATTTCTTTTAACCATATCTTTACAATTAGTTTATTTAGGtttatacaaaacaaaacaacattaaattaaaatcatatgATTATTAtactatattttttaatttaaacaattacaatggtttcaaattttaatttaatagaaGGAATGATTTTgcctttatttatttaaaaataaatataattttttttcttcccttttttTCTCAACCTCCTTCATATGGACTACTTGTAAATGATAACTGAGCCTCCTCAGAAGAGTCTAGTAGCTAGAATATGAGATATTATCATCGTGAGATTTGGAATTCGAATTTTGATATAATATAAATATCTCCTTTACACGTCAattactattccaaaggctaaccATCCATGATTGACCTCCTGATCCTGAAACGAATTGACAAGGATACTAGGACGAACGTAACCACATTTTGCCACC contains:
- the LOC121996830 gene encoding poly [ADP-ribose] polymerase tankyrase-like encodes the protein MAVPGRRNGVMGDDDDDDEILLDDGNALAELDLEPDVPPHLRALFEAVETGNVDALRRALDNHNGSIDEPVEDGDTVLHLACLYGYFSCVQLLLERGASLEAKDEEGAIPLHDACASGFLEIVQYMLSFASGPDVITRMLNVTDTEGDTPLHHAARGEHLGVVRLLLAAGASPMKININGKIPADLADQDTEVRSILTEAAAAADAVQC
- the LOC121996829 gene encoding ADP-ribosylation factor 1-like, whose product is MGLTFAKLFSRLFAKKEMRILMVGLDAAGKTTILYKLKLGEIVTTIPTIGFNVETVEYKNISFTVWDVGGQDKIRPLWRHYFQNTQGLIFVVDSNDRDRVVEARDELHRMLNEDELRDAVLLVFANKQDLPNAMNAAEITDKLGLHSLRQRHWYIQSTCATSGEGLYEGLDWLSSNIASK